From a single Endozoicomonas euniceicola genomic region:
- the rpsJ gene encoding 30S ribosomal protein S10 → MSQAQQIRIRLKAFDHRLIDQSTQEIVDTAKRTGAQVRGPIPLPTRKERFTVLISPHVNKDARDQYEIRTHKRLLDIIEPTEKTVDALMKLDLAAGVEVQISLG, encoded by the coding sequence ATGAGTCAAGCTCAGCAAATTCGCATTCGCCTGAAGGCTTTTGACCATCGTCTGATCGACCAGTCTACGCAGGAAATCGTTGATACTGCGAAGCGTACTGGTGCTCAGGTGCGTGGTCCAATTCCTCTGCCAACACGAAAAGAGCGTTTTACCGTACTGATTTCTCCTCACGTAAACAAAGATGCGCGTGACCAGTATGAAATCCGTACTCATAAACGCCTTCTCGATATTATCGAGCCCACCGAAAAAACCGTTGACGCACTGATGAAGCTGGACCTGGCAGCCGGCGTTGAAGTGCAGATCAGTCTCGGTTAA
- the rplC gene encoding 50S ribosomal protein L3 has translation MTIGLVGKKCGMTRIFTEDGASVPVTVVEVDPNRVTQVKTLDTDGYNAIQVTTGAKKSSRVIKPEAGHFAKAKVEAGRGLWEFRTEEGASFELGQLIGVDLFEQGQKVDVTGQSKGKGFQGGVKRWNFHMQDATHGNSLSHRAPGSIGQCQTPGRVFKGKKMAGHMGAEQVTVQSLEIVRVDAERNLLLIKGAVPGATGADVIVKPAVKASA, from the coding sequence ATGACTATTGGATTAGTCGGCAAGAAGTGCGGTATGACCCGTATCTTCACAGAAGACGGTGCTTCTGTACCAGTCACTGTAGTTGAAGTTGATCCTAACCGTGTTACCCAGGTTAAAACTCTGGATACCGACGGTTACAACGCAATTCAGGTGACCACCGGTGCTAAGAAAAGCAGCCGTGTCATCAAGCCGGAAGCTGGCCACTTTGCTAAAGCAAAAGTTGAGGCTGGTCGTGGCTTGTGGGAATTTCGCACCGAAGAAGGCGCTAGCTTTGAGCTGGGTCAGCTGATCGGTGTAGACCTGTTCGAACAGGGTCAGAAAGTAGACGTTACTGGTCAGTCCAAAGGTAAGGGCTTCCAGGGCGGCGTTAAGCGTTGGAACTTCCACATGCAGGACGCTACTCACGGTAACTCTCTGTCTCACCGTGCTCCTGGTTCCATTGGTCAGTGTCAGACCCCGGGTCGCGTCTTCAAAGGTAAGAAGATGGCTGGTCACATGGGTGCTGAGCAAGTGACTGTACAGTCTCTGGAAATCGTTCGTGTTGACGCTGAACGTAACCTGCTGCTCATCAAAGGTGCGGTACCAGGTGCGACCGGCGCTGACGTTATCGTTAAGCCGGCTGTTAAAGCGAGCGCCTGA